From the Leucobacter tenebrionis genome, one window contains:
- a CDS encoding DUF6541 family protein: protein MTWLSLAAASLIAVAIIAVLGAPAALALRLRGFTAAVVAIPAGFAALALASIAAPFAGLGWSLLPALGCALALALVLLVLRRWIGPVRAERARSFTRSFWLPVGAAAVGGGAIALSVLAGLGSPGAVSQTFDAIFHLNEVRDILDSGSATPLAVDLISPGAPVFYPTLWHAYVALVAQLSGATIPLATNGALLAVAAVVWPIGAVALGRAIAGPSTRVTAISGALSAAFANFPLFLTGYGVLYPNLLSLALLPFLFVAVLQLLNLGPARRAMPLQSATRWLLLLGALGAAVLAHPSALHTLLVWAAFPVLFAAVRAWRGGAVAGPGGQRASSRFPRWARSLGAAIGVIAFVALAAVAWIAGRTSDNKWEGFYGPKRAALEILGGTPYLEGHAWAVSALVLLGAALAWRFRPLRWAVGSAAALAAFYLIADGFPSSDWRTLFLNPWYNDPRRLASLVPFGAFPLAVLGASAGWAMLRPGLRRLAASFSARPRRAARGLTAAALVFLVALGQAGSDSALREVQVRYDAEKGTSLSTDELRLLERLPSEVPEGALIANNPLNGSALAYALADRPVFFPHANGTYDPRYYEFVGALVPDPAAACALSAEIGVEYVLDFGTDYIFENDPTREGPFEQMKGLEHSPILTEIDREGEAALYRVSC, encoded by the coding sequence ATGACCTGGCTCTCGCTCGCCGCCGCGTCCCTGATCGCCGTCGCGATCATCGCCGTGCTCGGAGCCCCGGCGGCGCTCGCGCTCCGCCTGCGCGGGTTCACCGCGGCAGTCGTGGCGATTCCCGCTGGATTCGCCGCCCTCGCGCTCGCCAGCATCGCAGCCCCGTTCGCCGGACTCGGCTGGTCGCTGCTGCCGGCCCTCGGCTGCGCGCTCGCGCTCGCGCTCGTACTGCTCGTGCTGCGCCGGTGGATCGGGCCCGTCCGGGCGGAGCGCGCGCGATCCTTCACGAGGTCCTTCTGGCTGCCGGTCGGAGCGGCCGCCGTCGGCGGAGGCGCGATCGCGCTCTCAGTGCTCGCGGGGCTCGGATCCCCCGGAGCGGTGTCTCAGACATTCGACGCGATCTTCCACCTCAACGAGGTGCGCGACATCCTCGATTCGGGGTCGGCGACGCCGCTGGCCGTGGATCTCATCTCTCCGGGAGCACCGGTCTTCTATCCGACTCTCTGGCACGCCTACGTCGCGCTCGTGGCGCAGCTGAGCGGCGCCACGATCCCCCTCGCGACCAACGGCGCGCTTCTCGCCGTCGCCGCCGTGGTCTGGCCGATCGGCGCCGTCGCCCTCGGACGCGCGATCGCCGGCCCGAGCACGCGGGTGACCGCGATCTCGGGGGCGCTCTCGGCGGCGTTCGCGAACTTCCCGCTGTTCCTCACGGGCTACGGGGTGCTCTACCCCAACCTGCTCTCGCTCGCGCTGCTGCCGTTCCTGTTCGTGGCGGTGCTGCAGCTGCTGAACCTGGGCCCCGCCCGTCGGGCGATGCCGCTGCAGAGCGCGACCCGCTGGTTGCTCCTGCTCGGTGCGCTCGGGGCCGCCGTGCTCGCGCACCCCAGCGCGCTCCACACTCTGCTGGTGTGGGCCGCATTCCCGGTGCTGTTCGCGGCGGTGCGCGCCTGGCGCGGGGGTGCTGTCGCCGGGCCCGGCGGCCAGCGCGCGTCGAGCCGGTTCCCCCGCTGGGCGCGCAGCCTCGGCGCCGCGATCGGGGTGATCGCCTTCGTGGCGCTCGCCGCCGTGGCGTGGATCGCGGGGCGTACGAGCGATAACAAGTGGGAGGGCTTCTACGGACCGAAGCGAGCCGCCCTCGAGATCCTCGGGGGCACGCCCTACCTGGAGGGCCACGCCTGGGCGGTCTCCGCGCTCGTGCTGCTCGGCGCCGCGCTCGCCTGGCGCTTCCGGCCGCTGCGCTGGGCCGTCGGCAGCGCAGCGGCTCTCGCCGCGTTCTACCTCATCGCAGACGGCTTCCCCTCCTCCGACTGGCGCACGCTCTTCCTGAACCCCTGGTACAACGATCCCCGCAGGCTCGCCTCGCTCGTGCCCTTCGGAGCGTTCCCGCTGGCCGTGCTCGGCGCATCGGCCGGGTGGGCCATGCTCAGGCCGGGCCTGCGGCGCCTCGCCGCATCGTTCTCAGCCCGCCCCCGCCGAGCAGCGCGGGGCCTGACAGCCGCAGCCCTCGTCTTCCTCGTCGCACTGGGTCAGGCGGGCAGCGACTCGGCTCTGCGAGAGGTGCAGGTGCGCTACGACGCAGAGAAGGGCACGTCGCTCAGCACCGACGAGCTGCGGCTTCTCGAGCGCCTCCCCTCGGAGGTGCCCGAGGGCGCGCTGATCGCGAACAACCCGCTCAACGGCAGCGCCCTGGCCTACGCGCTGGCCGATCGCCCGGTGTTCTTCCCCCACGCCAACGGCACCTACGATCCGCGCTACTACGAGTTCGTCGGCGCCCTCGTGCCCGACCCCGCAGCCGCCTGCGCGCTCTCGGCCGAGATCGGCGTCGAGTACGTGCTCGACTTCGGCACCGACTACATCTTCGAGAACGATCCGACGCGCGAGGGCCCCTTCGAGCAGATGAAGGGCCTCGAACACTCGCCGATCCTCACCGAGATCGACCGCGAGGGAGAGGCGGCGCTCTACCGGGTCTCCTGCTGA
- a CDS encoding DUF2304 domain-containing protein translates to MTLFQLLLIVAVFVAAAFALRFIPGERSLALKRLFAIVFVVAAVAAILFPGMLTHVAHFFGIGRGTDLLLYLFIVALIAFAVAVVRAKARTDARVTDLARSVALMEARIREQNDRRDGDEGAAP, encoded by the coding sequence ATGACTCTCTTCCAGCTCCTGCTCATCGTGGCGGTCTTCGTGGCGGCGGCGTTCGCCCTGCGATTCATCCCGGGCGAGCGCTCCCTCGCCCTCAAACGCCTCTTCGCCATCGTCTTCGTCGTCGCGGCTGTCGCCGCGATCCTCTTCCCCGGCATGCTCACGCACGTCGCGCACTTCTTCGGCATCGGTCGCGGCACCGATCTGCTGCTCTACCTCTTCATCGTGGCGCTGATCGCATTCGCGGTCGCGGTCGTACGCGCGAAGGCTCGCACCGACGCCAGGGTCACCGACCTCGCGCGGTCGGTCGCACTCATGGAGGCGCGCATCCGCGAGCAGAACGACCGTCGAGACGGCGACGAGGGCGCCGCCCCGTGA
- a CDS encoding glycosyltransferase family 2 protein — MSLEPAGERPPAADTWVVIPLYNEATVIAEVVRGLLPLFPQVVCIDDGSRDGSGAIAAAAGAHLVTHPINLGQGAALQTGFEYALERGARYVVTFDADGQHRVEDAAAMLERARAEDLAIVFGSRFLDDRTDPGVLKRIVLKTAVWVTNLTTHTRLTDAHNGLRVIRDDALRMIKLRQDRMAHGTEIVVQLGKTGLPYAEQPVEVIYSDYSKAKGQSLLNSVNILVDLIIR, encoded by the coding sequence ATGTCCCTCGAACCTGCGGGTGAGCGCCCCCCTGCCGCCGACACCTGGGTGGTCATTCCGCTGTACAACGAGGCGACCGTGATCGCGGAGGTGGTGCGGGGGCTGCTGCCCCTGTTTCCGCAGGTCGTGTGCATCGACGACGGGTCCCGCGACGGCTCCGGAGCCATCGCCGCCGCCGCGGGCGCGCACCTCGTCACCCACCCGATCAATCTCGGCCAGGGCGCTGCCCTGCAGACGGGTTTCGAGTACGCGCTCGAGCGCGGGGCGCGCTATGTGGTCACGTTCGACGCCGACGGCCAGCACCGCGTCGAAGACGCCGCGGCGATGCTCGAGCGGGCCCGAGCGGAGGATCTGGCGATCGTGTTCGGATCCCGATTCCTCGACGACCGCACCGACCCCGGCGTGCTCAAGAGGATCGTGCTGAAGACCGCCGTCTGGGTGACCAATCTCACGACGCATACGCGCCTCACCGACGCCCACAACGGGCTGCGCGTGATCCGCGACGATGCGCTGCGCATGATCAAGCTGAGGCAGGATCGAATGGCGCACGGCACCGAGATCGTCGTGCAGCTCGGCAAGACCGGCCTGCCCTACGCCGAGCAACCCGTCGAGGTCATCTACAGCGACTACTCGAAGGCCAAGGGCCAGTCGCTGCTCAACTCCGTGAACATCCTCGTGGACCTCATCATCCGTTAG
- a CDS encoding DegT/DnrJ/EryC1/StrS family aminotransferase: MSTDFIPAAKPIVGDEEREAVDRVLRSGMIAQGPQVAAFEREFSDHFVEGRDVVAVNSGTSGQHLGLLAAGVGSGDEVIVPSFTFAATGNSVALTGATPVFVDIEPDYFTLDPEAVRAAITPRTKGIMPVHLYGHPFLVDRIEAIAREHGLAIYEDAAQAHGASWSGRPVGTIGDFAMFSLYPTKNMTSGEGGMVSCANGELARNVRLLRNQGMEKQYENEVIGFNARMTDIHAAIGRVQLTKVDGWTAQRQRNAAALNEGLAGLAGVQTPKVAEGAVHVYHQYTVRLDAGERDRIHVALKEEHGVGSGVYYPIPNHRLPSLTKFAPGLDLPETERAAREVLSLPVHPSLTEGDLERIVAAVTAVVNAGA, encoded by the coding sequence ATGTCGACGGACTTCATCCCCGCAGCCAAGCCGATCGTCGGCGACGAGGAGCGAGAGGCAGTCGATCGGGTGCTGCGCTCGGGCATGATCGCGCAGGGCCCCCAGGTGGCCGCGTTCGAGCGGGAGTTCTCCGATCACTTCGTCGAGGGCCGCGACGTGGTCGCGGTGAACTCGGGCACCAGCGGTCAGCACCTCGGCCTGCTCGCAGCGGGGGTCGGCTCCGGCGACGAGGTCATCGTGCCCTCCTTCACGTTCGCGGCGACCGGCAACTCGGTGGCGCTCACGGGCGCGACGCCCGTGTTCGTCGACATCGAGCCCGACTACTTCACCCTCGACCCCGAAGCGGTGCGCGCGGCCATCACCCCGCGCACGAAGGGCATCATGCCCGTGCACCTCTACGGTCACCCGTTCCTGGTCGACCGGATCGAGGCGATCGCCCGCGAGCACGGCCTCGCGATCTACGAGGACGCGGCACAGGCGCACGGCGCCTCCTGGAGCGGTCGCCCGGTCGGCACGATCGGCGACTTCGCGATGTTCAGCCTGTACCCGACGAAGAACATGACGTCCGGCGAGGGCGGCATGGTGTCGTGCGCGAACGGCGAGCTCGCCCGCAACGTGCGTCTGCTGCGCAACCAGGGCATGGAGAAGCAGTACGAGAACGAGGTCATCGGCTTCAACGCCCGCATGACCGATATCCACGCCGCGATCGGGCGCGTGCAGCTCACGAAGGTCGACGGCTGGACCGCGCAACGGCAGCGCAACGCGGCCGCCCTGAACGAGGGTCTCGCCGGTCTCGCCGGCGTGCAGACCCCGAAGGTCGCCGAGGGGGCCGTGCACGTCTACCACCAGTACACCGTGCGTCTCGACGCCGGTGAGCGCGACCGCATCCACGTCGCACTCAAGGAGGAGCACGGGGTCGGATCGGGCGTTTACTATCCGATCCCGAACCACCGGCTGCCCTCGCTGACGAAGTTCGCCCCCGGCCTCGACCTCCCCGAGACCGAGCGCGCGGCGCGCGAGGTGCTCTCGCTGCCCGTGCACCCCTCGCTCACCGAGGGCGACCTCGAGCGCATCGTCGCGGCCGTCACCGCCGTGGTGAACGCCGGCGCCTGA
- a CDS encoding ABC transporter ATP-binding protein has translation MKQIWITLRQLLPLLPKGAQRYFAMYMAVTSVITILDAIGITMLMIVIQPAITGAPIKLPVIGALSPEVAPVLVLISLALMVTKSVLNIVLQWFATRRFAQYELAIGDRLFRAYIGSSWEERSKRSVAEITRIADAGIANTMAGFILPIMRLPSFLFTFLFALGALVVSNPATSAIALVYLSLVTLLVHFVVTRKALEAGQVNLDYSYRVANLMTEMIEALKELSLRNRLSEVADLVTDNRRHSTRARANGSFLGILPGFAFEAALIGGIVLIGGFAYFQGGMTAALTAVAAFAVAGVRLIPAITGLQGGIVQATASIPGANDVVGDLIAAERDMETSQTPADTAELAERPKRLRLDDVRFRYPGADADVIRGMSLEIPLGSSIGIVGPSGAGKSTLIDLLLGLSQPSSGAIELDGEPLRSVLRQWRGRVGYVPQRVALFDGSIAQNVALTWTDAEIDRDRVEYALKRAQLGSLIADRANGIDERIGERGVSLSGGQQQRLGIARALYTDPLVLVLDEATSSLDTKTEDEVTKSIKQLQGEVTLISVAHRLSTIKDYDRVCYLDEGVIVAQGTFAEVARQHPAFGEQVALAGLAGEVQ, from the coding sequence ATGAAACAGATCTGGATCACCCTCCGGCAGCTCCTCCCGCTCCTCCCGAAGGGCGCGCAGCGCTACTTCGCCATGTACATGGCGGTGACGAGCGTCATCACGATCCTGGACGCGATCGGGATCACGATGCTCATGATCGTGATCCAGCCCGCCATCACGGGAGCACCGATCAAGCTGCCGGTGATCGGCGCCCTCTCGCCCGAGGTCGCTCCCGTGCTCGTGCTCATCTCGCTCGCGCTCATGGTGACGAAGTCGGTGCTGAACATCGTGCTGCAGTGGTTCGCGACGCGGCGCTTCGCGCAGTACGAGCTCGCGATCGGCGACCGCCTGTTCCGCGCGTACATCGGCTCGAGCTGGGAAGAACGCTCGAAGCGCTCCGTCGCCGAGATCACGCGCATCGCCGACGCCGGCATCGCGAACACCATGGCCGGCTTCATCCTGCCGATCATGCGCCTGCCGAGCTTCCTCTTCACCTTCCTGTTCGCCCTCGGCGCGCTCGTGGTCTCGAACCCCGCGACCTCGGCGATCGCCCTCGTCTACCTGTCGCTCGTCACCCTGCTCGTGCACTTCGTCGTCACGAGGAAGGCGCTCGAGGCGGGCCAGGTGAACCTCGACTACAGCTACCGCGTGGCGAACCTCATGACCGAGATGATCGAGGCGCTCAAGGAGCTCAGCCTGCGCAATCGGTTGAGCGAGGTGGCGGATCTCGTGACCGACAACCGCCGCCACAGCACCCGGGCGCGCGCCAACGGCTCGTTCCTCGGCATCCTGCCCGGTTTCGCGTTCGAGGCCGCCCTCATCGGCGGCATCGTGCTCATCGGCGGGTTCGCGTACTTCCAGGGCGGCATGACCGCGGCGCTCACCGCCGTGGCCGCGTTCGCAGTGGCGGGCGTGCGCCTCATCCCGGCGATCACGGGGCTGCAGGGCGGCATCGTGCAGGCCACCGCCAGCATCCCGGGCGCGAACGACGTCGTGGGCGACCTCATCGCCGCCGAGCGCGACATGGAGACCTCGCAGACGCCGGCCGACACCGCCGAGCTCGCGGAACGCCCGAAGCGGCTGCGTCTCGACGACGTGCGCTTCCGGTACCCGGGCGCCGACGCCGACGTGATCCGCGGCATGTCCCTCGAGATCCCGCTCGGCAGCTCGATCGGCATCGTCGGCCCCTCGGGCGCCGGCAAGTCGACCCTCATTGACCTGCTGCTCGGTCTCAGCCAGCCCTCATCGGGCGCCATCGAGCTCGACGGCGAGCCCCTGCGGTCGGTGCTGCGGCAGTGGCGCGGCCGCGTCGGCTACGTGCCGCAGCGAGTGGCGCTGTTCGACGGCAGCATCGCGCAGAACGTGGCGCTCACCTGGACCGACGCCGAGATCGATCGCGACCGCGTGGAGTACGCGCTGAAGCGCGCGCAGCTCGGGTCGCTCATCGCCGACCGTGCGAACGGCATCGACGAGCGCATCGGCGAGCGCGGCGTCTCGCTCTCGGGCGGGCAGCAGCAGCGGCTCGGGATCGCCCGCGCGCTCTACACCGACCCGCTCGTGCTGGTGCTCGACGAGGCCACGAGCTCGCTCGACACGAAGACCGAGGACGAGGTGACGAAGTCGATCAAGCAGCTGCAGGGCGAGGTGACGCTCATCTCGGTGGCGCACCGCCTCTCCACGATCAAGGACTACGACCGCGTCTGCTATCTCGACGAGGGCGTCATCGTGGCGCAGGGCACCTTCGCCGAGGTCGCGCGCCAGCACCCCGCGTTCGGCGAGCAGGTCGCGCTGGCCGGTCTCGCGGGCGAGGTGCAGTAG
- a CDS encoding glycosyltransferase — protein sequence MTEPLVDLTIAVHSRTRPVARAAASVLDHTRAPVRVNVVAHNIDPEIIRENLGAYADDPRLRLLHLADGIHSPAGPMNHGFASSTAPFISVMGSDDELAPGAVDSWLALQRETGADAVLARIRLATGSTDPYPPVRGGRRTRRLHPRKDRLAYRSAPLGLISRERFGGLRLTEGLASGEDLTYSLTVWFTSDALAYDLDGPAYVINDDAGDRVTFSARPVAQDFAFMDELESLPWFAEAPLADRASIIAKLVRIHVFDAILARVRTAEDLAEHRDELLGLLHHFQRLAPRVGRLLSRADHAVFDALRDPEATPERIIAALEARHAYLSPASLLTRNLFYALHPQAPFRTLFAGYRVMKRA from the coding sequence ATGACCGAGCCGCTCGTCGACCTCACCATCGCCGTCCACTCGCGCACTCGACCCGTCGCCCGCGCCGCCGCCTCGGTGCTCGACCACACCCGGGCGCCCGTGCGCGTGAACGTGGTCGCGCACAACATCGACCCCGAGATCATTCGCGAGAACCTCGGAGCGTATGCCGACGACCCTCGGCTGCGCCTGCTGCACCTCGCCGACGGCATCCACTCGCCGGCCGGTCCGATGAACCACGGCTTCGCCTCGTCGACGGCGCCGTTCATCTCGGTGATGGGCTCCGACGACGAGCTCGCACCGGGCGCCGTCGACTCCTGGCTCGCGCTGCAGCGCGAGACCGGCGCCGACGCCGTGCTCGCCCGCATTCGGCTCGCGACGGGATCGACCGACCCCTACCCTCCCGTGCGCGGCGGACGACGCACGCGCCGCCTCCACCCCCGCAAGGACCGCCTCGCCTACCGCAGTGCACCCCTCGGCCTCATCAGCAGGGAGCGCTTCGGAGGGCTGCGGCTCACCGAGGGCCTCGCATCCGGTGAGGATCTCACGTACTCACTCACCGTCTGGTTCACCAGCGACGCGCTGGCCTACGATCTCGACGGCCCGGCCTACGTCATCAACGACGACGCCGGCGACCGCGTCACCTTCTCGGCCCGCCCCGTCGCGCAGGATTTCGCGTTCATGGACGAGCTGGAGAGCCTGCCCTGGTTCGCGGAGGCTCCCCTCGCGGATCGCGCCTCGATCATCGCGAAGCTCGTGCGCATCCATGTCTTCGACGCGATCCTCGCCCGAGTGCGCACCGCGGAAGACCTCGCCGAGCACCGCGACGAACTGCTCGGCCTGCTCCATCACTTCCAACGGCTGGCCCCCCGCGTGGGACGGCTGCTCTCGCGGGCCGACCACGCGGTCTTCGACGCGCTGCGCGATCCCGAAGCCACCCCCGAGCGCATCATCGCAGCCCTCGAGGCGCGTCACGCCTACCTCTCCCCGGCCTCGCTGCTCACCCGCAACCTCTTCTACGCGCTGCACCCGCAGGCGCCGTTCCGCACGCTGTTCGCCGGTTACCGCGTGATGAAGCGGGCCTGA
- a CDS encoding glycosyltransferase family A protein, protein MSEHTVDVIIPVHSPARPVTRAVASVIDATAAAVRVIVVAHNTDPESIRAALGEFADHPGVDLLELHDGIRSPAGPRNHGIDHASAPYLSFLDSDDTLRPGALDSWLAFASSGAEAVLARIERAGSDAPDPLPPTRPGRTRNLDPVLDRLPYRNEPVGLLSRTRFDDLRYTPGLASGEDLELSARIWFSGASIAYDRHGPAYVFGDDAEDRVTAVRRSLDEDFAFLEVVAEGGWFRRLSRRQRRVFGVKVFRLHFFDAVLARLHGEGGLAAHRQEFAALVRRIEGMAPGSLALLSRRDRAAIDAALSPDSDSALVMSLLEARWLGGVDAILTRNPLLSLHRQGPRRTMRDMTV, encoded by the coding sequence GTGAGCGAGCACACCGTCGACGTCATCATTCCCGTGCACTCGCCGGCACGGCCCGTGACGCGCGCCGTCGCTTCGGTGATCGACGCGACGGCCGCAGCGGTGCGCGTGATCGTGGTCGCCCATAACACCGACCCCGAGAGCATCCGCGCCGCCCTCGGAGAGTTCGCGGATCACCCCGGAGTCGACCTGCTCGAACTGCACGACGGGATCCGCTCCCCCGCCGGTCCCCGCAACCACGGCATCGATCACGCCTCGGCCCCCTACCTCTCGTTCCTCGACTCGGATGACACGCTGCGGCCCGGAGCGCTCGACTCCTGGCTCGCGTTCGCGTCGTCCGGGGCCGAGGCGGTGCTCGCGCGGATCGAGCGCGCGGGATCGGATGCACCGGATCCGCTGCCCCCGACCCGACCGGGGCGCACGCGGAACCTCGACCCCGTCCTCGACCGGCTCCCCTACCGCAACGAGCCCGTCGGGCTCCTCTCCCGCACCCGTTTCGACGACCTCCGGTACACACCCGGCCTGGCCTCGGGTGAGGATCTCGAGCTCTCCGCGCGGATCTGGTTCAGCGGCGCCTCGATCGCCTACGATCGCCACGGGCCCGCCTACGTCTTCGGCGATGACGCGGAAGACCGGGTCACCGCGGTGCGGCGCAGCCTCGATGAGGACTTCGCCTTCCTCGAGGTCGTGGCCGAGGGAGGGTGGTTCCGCCGCCTGAGCCGCCGTCAGCGGCGAGTGTTCGGGGTGAAGGTGTTCAGGCTCCACTTCTTCGACGCGGTGCTCGCCCGGTTGCACGGCGAGGGCGGGCTCGCGGCGCACCGCCAGGAGTTCGCCGCGCTGGTGCGGCGCATCGAGGGCATGGCACCCGGATCCCTCGCCCTCCTCTCCCGCCGCGACCGAGCCGCGATCGACGCGGCCCTCAGTCCCGACTCCGACTCCGCGCTCGTGATGTCGCTGCTCGAAGCGCGCTGGCTCGGCGGCGTCGACGCGATCCTGACCCGCAATCCACTGCTCTCGCTGCACCGCCAGGGCCCGCGCCGCACCATGCGCGACATGACGGTGTGA
- a CDS encoding glycosyltransferase, translated as MRFLIVSRIYRPEPSAASFFLGGVADALTSAGHEVEVLTAKPLPGQGEGSRGERISTFPVLRDASGYVRGYVQYMSFDVPLAFRLLFAKRPAAVFVEPPPTTGAVVRVICAIRRIPYVYDAADIWSDAAGHATSSGLVVRVLRWLETFAMRGAASMVTISQGVVDRVRALGVRAPIAVTGFGADTEVFGYEDREIERTFIYAGTYTPLHGAEVLVDAFAEFSRTHPGYRLRFIGNSTEQEPMRQRAENLGVGAAVEFAEAVPAEELRPQLASALASLATLRPGGGYEYAFTSKAYSSLATGCPVIFAGPGPTAPFIERAAAEAPVGAAVDYSPAAIAEAMRNIADHPRTPAQRRQVAEWTAAHHSMRSVTERVADTVVRVGGGAAAAHGGSAPDGSGENPASDGSAASGEQKPRPDLSGFFGAIASWAVKHRSKMPRWAQRTMESAARNPDGLVGRLAGRLLGGGSAPVTTVPEAEVRVYIAPTNYAGQGYLWGRALETADSRIAARNMAVELPGGFAFPADTLVPIAAVNASSEWAEAEWEAARRFTHVLVEAERSMFGKRFGRDLEAEIAALEAEGISVAFLCHGTDVRDPDRHMELTPWSPYLDDPRVDDLREDARENLALLGRLRRPTFISTPDLAVEVPSASWCPVVVDPERFASDGPVLSGGPARVIHASSNAVQKGSDRIEPALAELVAEGLVEYELITAVPTSEMPRVFSAADIVLDQFRLGSYGVAACEAMAAGRIVVGHVLPFVRERVLRDFGIELPIVEATPDTLREVIEGLVRDPERSRRIAAAGPAFVRRVHSGEASARALIDGWIERPSGR; from the coding sequence GTGCGCTTCCTCATCGTCTCCCGAATCTACCGCCCCGAGCCCTCGGCCGCCTCGTTCTTCCTCGGCGGCGTGGCCGACGCGCTCACGAGCGCGGGGCACGAGGTCGAGGTGCTCACCGCGAAGCCTCTGCCCGGTCAGGGCGAGGGTTCGCGCGGCGAGCGGATCAGCACCTTCCCGGTGCTGCGCGACGCGAGCGGCTATGTGCGCGGTTACGTGCAGTACATGAGCTTCGACGTCCCGCTCGCGTTCCGACTGCTGTTCGCGAAGCGCCCCGCGGCGGTGTTCGTGGAGCCGCCGCCCACCACCGGCGCGGTCGTGCGGGTGATCTGCGCGATCCGCCGCATCCCCTACGTCTACGACGCCGCCGACATCTGGTCGGACGCGGCGGGCCACGCGACGAGTTCGGGGCTCGTGGTCAGGGTGCTGCGGTGGCTCGAGACGTTCGCGATGCGCGGTGCGGCCTCGATGGTCACGATCTCGCAGGGAGTCGTGGATCGCGTACGCGCACTCGGGGTGCGGGCGCCGATCGCGGTGACCGGTTTCGGCGCCGACACGGAGGTGTTCGGATACGAGGATCGCGAGATCGAACGCACCTTCATCTACGCAGGCACCTACACCCCCCTCCACGGCGCCGAGGTGCTGGTCGACGCGTTCGCCGAGTTCTCTCGCACGCACCCCGGGTATCGGCTGCGCTTCATCGGCAACAGCACCGAGCAGGAGCCCATGCGGCAGCGCGCCGAGAACCTCGGCGTCGGCGCAGCGGTCGAGTTCGCGGAGGCGGTGCCGGCCGAGGAGCTGCGCCCGCAGCTCGCGTCGGCGCTCGCCAGCCTCGCGACGCTGCGGCCGGGCGGCGGCTACGAGTACGCGTTCACGTCGAAGGCGTACTCCTCGCTCGCGACGGGATGCCCGGTCATCTTCGCCGGCCCGGGTCCCACCGCGCCGTTCATCGAGCGGGCCGCGGCCGAGGCGCCGGTGGGGGCCGCCGTCGACTACTCGCCGGCAGCGATCGCCGAGGCGATGCGGAACATCGCGGATCACCCACGCACTCCGGCGCAGCGCCGGCAGGTGGCCGAGTGGACCGCCGCGCACCACTCCATGCGCTCGGTTACCGAGCGCGTAGCCGACACGGTCGTGCGCGTCGGCGGCGGGGCGGCCGCAGCCCACGGCGGCTCCGCTCCTGACGGCTCGGGCGAGAACCCGGCCTCCGACGGCTCTGCTGCCTCCGGCGAGCAGAAGCCGAGACCGGACCTGAGCGGCTTCTTCGGTGCCATCGCGAGCTGGGCGGTGAAGCATCGCTCCAAGATGCCGCGCTGGGCGCAGCGCACCATGGAGTCGGCGGCGCGCAACCCCGACGGCCTCGTCGGTCGACTCGCCGGCCGACTGCTGGGGGGTGGGTCGGCGCCCGTCACGACCGTGCCCGAGGCCGAGGTGCGCGTCTACATCGCCCCCACGAACTACGCGGGTCAGGGATATCTCTGGGGCCGCGCGCTCGAGACCGCTGACTCGCGGATCGCGGCGCGCAACATGGCGGTCGAGCTGCCCGGCGGCTTCGCGTTCCCGGCCGACACCCTGGTGCCGATCGCCGCGGTCAACGCGTCGTCGGAGTGGGCGGAGGCCGAGTGGGAGGCCGCGCGGCGCTTCACGCACGTGCTCGTCGAGGCCGAGCGCTCGATGTTCGGCAAGCGGTTCGGGCGCGATCTCGAGGCCGAGATCGCGGCGCTCGAGGCTGAGGGGATCTCCGTCGCGTTCCTCTGCCACGGAACCGACGTGCGCGATCCCGATCGCCACATGGAACTCACCCCGTGGTCGCCCTATCTCGACGATCCGAGAGTCGACGACCTCCGCGAGGACGCTCGCGAGAACCTCGCACTGCTCGGGCGCCTGCGTCGCCCGACCTTCATCTCAACCCCCGATCTCGCCGTCGAGGTACCCTCGGCCTCGTGGTGCCCGGTGGTGGTCGACCCGGAGCGATTCGCGAGCGACGGGCCGGTCCTGTCCGGCGGCCCCGCGCGCGTCATCCATGCGTCGAGCAACGCGGTGCAGAAGGGCAGCGACCGTATCGAACCCGCCCTCGCGGAGCTCGTCGCCGAGGGTCTGGTCGAGTACGAGCTCATCACGGCCGTGCCGACGAGTGAGATGCCCCGCGTCTTCTCAGCCGCTGATATCGTGCTCGACCAGTTCAGGCTGGGCTCCTACGGGGTCGCCGCGTGCGAGGCGATGGCCGCCGGCAGGATCGTCGTGGGGCACGTGCTGCCCTTCGTGCGCGAGCGGGTGCTGCGCGACTTCGGGATCGAGCTGCCCATCGTCGAGGCGACCCCGGACACGCTCCGAGAGGTGATCGAGGGGCTGGTCCGGGATCCGGAACGCTCCAGGAGGATCGCCGCGGCCGGGCCCGCGTTCGTACGCAGGGTGCACTCGGGCGAGGCCAGCGCGAGGGCGCTCATCGACGGCTGGATCGAACGCCCTTCTGGGCGCTGA